One window of bacterium genomic DNA carries:
- a CDS encoding ATP-binding protein, whose product MKNSNQDKPGHAEDQIKQLQKENNRLQRIIRRHETQLQHLDKMASANEKTNIALYKELEVLQQQAEAQAREAQIEAALERVRARSMAMHKSEELKEVIQLVYEQFVHLNINVEHTGFIMDYKTRDDYNSWIADKFGTHSQVTIPYFDCVYYNRFNEAKEKGEDFFATNLSFEEKNKFYQDLFKIVPGLPEDALEFLLSCPGLALSTVLLDNVALYIENLAGTSYTDDENAALMRFGKVFQQTYTRFLDLQKAEAQAREAQIEAALERVRARAMAMHHSDDLDKVNKEILNQLNWLQVPDLTGVTFYLIDEHGWVKAWDFSSPGNMGNPNSYALQYDFKKYEMMGEPFKILRQTDLNYFVADYPLEKLERAVYELEEINPAVANVFKEALANGILTHQWTACARISDGLLGIDLASPPSEDTKTIVLKIAGAFNQAYQRFLDLQRAEAQARQALQQASLERVRAEIASMRSTGDLQRITPLIWRELTTLGVPFFRCGVFIIDEVTELTHAYLSTPLGEAFAALHMKFDSAPFIHAAVEHWRQQQVYREEWNREQFLAWTQSILKLGLIDSPEKYQAGGEAPEKLVLHFVPFTQGMLYIGSSAALSNDEIVIGQALANAFGVAYARYEDFQRLEAAKAQVEAALENLKKTQQQLVTQEKLASLGQLTAGIAHEIKNPLNFVNNFAALSVDLAKELREEIVRRKTKSANGDDFADIEEILDTLEQNAEKINHHGKRADSIVKSMMQHARGSSGQREMADINQLLDEAVNLTYHGMRANDPSFNITIEKEYDESIEKIQVVPQDLSRVFLNLINNACYAAHQKKKASADGFSPTLSVATKSAADKIEIRIRDNGNGIPKDIREKIFNPFFTTKPTGQGTGLGLSISHDLIVQQHRGEIKVETEEGKFTEFVISLRKA is encoded by the coding sequence ATGAAAAACAGCAATCAAGATAAACCCGGCCACGCGGAAGATCAAATCAAGCAACTGCAAAAAGAGAACAACCGGTTGCAGCGTATCATTAGACGCCACGAAACGCAGTTGCAGCATCTCGACAAAATGGCCAGCGCCAATGAGAAGACGAACATCGCTTTGTATAAAGAGCTGGAGGTGCTGCAGCAGCAGGCTGAGGCGCAAGCCCGCGAGGCGCAGATCGAAGCGGCGCTCGAACGCGTGCGAGCACGGTCGATGGCCATGCACAAAAGCGAAGAGCTTAAAGAGGTAATTCAGTTGGTATATGAACAATTCGTTCACTTAAATATCAATGTTGAACATACCGGGTTTATTATGGATTATAAAACCAGAGATGATTACAATAGTTGGATAGCTGACAAGTTCGGGACCCATTCACAAGTCACAATTCCCTATTTTGATTGCGTGTATTACAATCGTTTTAATGAAGCAAAAGAAAAAGGAGAGGATTTCTTTGCCACTAATTTAAGTTTTGAAGAAAAAAATAAATTTTACCAGGATCTTTTTAAGATTGTTCCCGGATTGCCGGAAGATGCTTTGGAGTTTCTTTTAAGCTGCCCCGGGCTTGCACTATCAACAGTATTGTTGGATAATGTGGCCTTGTACATCGAAAATCTTGCGGGCACATCTTATACAGATGATGAAAATGCAGCGCTCATGCGTTTTGGAAAAGTATTCCAGCAAACCTATACCCGTTTTCTCGACCTGCAAAAAGCGGAAGCACAAGCCCGCGAGGCGCAGATCGAAGCGGCGCTGGAGCGCGTGCGCGCCCGCGCCATGGCCATGCACCACTCCGATGACCTGGATAAGGTAAATAAAGAAATACTAAACCAACTCAATTGGCTTCAGGTACCCGACCTGACTGGTGTTACCTTTTATTTGATAGATGAGCATGGATGGGTGAAAGCGTGGGATTTTTCAAGTCCGGGAAACATGGGAAACCCGAATAGTTATGCGCTTCAATATGACTTTAAAAAGTATGAAATGATGGGAGAACCATTTAAAATTCTCCGGCAAACTGACCTGAACTACTTCGTGGCTGATTATCCCCTTGAAAAACTTGAGCGGGCTGTTTATGAGTTGGAAGAAATTAATCCTGCAGTTGCCAACGTTTTTAAAGAAGCTTTGGCAAACGGGATATTAACCCATCAATGGACTGCTTGTGCCAGAATTTCGGATGGACTGTTAGGTATCGATCTGGCAAGTCCTCCCTCCGAAGACACCAAAACTATTGTATTGAAAATCGCGGGGGCATTCAACCAGGCCTATCAACGCTTCCTCGACCTGCAACGAGCCGAAGCCCAGGCACGACAAGCCCTCCAACAAGCCTCGCTCGAACGCGTCCGCGCCGAAATCGCCTCGATGCGCAGCACCGGCGATCTGCAACGCATCACCCCGCTGATCTGGCGCGAGCTGACCACGCTTGGTGTGCCGTTCTTCCGCTGCGGCGTTTTCATTATTGATGAGGTGACTGAGCTGACGCATGCGTATCTTTCCACGCCATTGGGGGAGGCGTTTGCCGCGCTGCACATGAAGTTTGACAGCGCGCCTTTCATTCATGCGGCGGTGGAGCATTGGCGGCAGCAGCAGGTTTATCGCGAAGAATGGAACCGCGAGCAATTCCTCGCCTGGACGCAGTCGATTCTCAAACTGGGATTGATCGACAGTCCGGAGAAATACCAGGCTGGCGGCGAAGCGCCGGAAAAGTTGGTGTTGCACTTCGTCCCGTTCACGCAGGGCATGCTTTATATCGGCAGCAGCGCAGCGCTTTCAAATGATGAAATTGTGATCGGCCAGGCGCTGGCAAATGCGTTCGGCGTCGCTTACGCGCGCTACGAGGATTTCCAAAGATTGGAAGCGGCAAAAGCGCAAGTCGAAGCCGCGCTCGAAAATCTCAAGAAGACGCAACAACAGCTCGTCACGCAAGAAAAGCTCGCCTCGCTCGGCCAGCTCACCGCCGGCATCGCGCACGAGATCAAGAATCCGCTCAACTTCGTGAATAACTTTGCCGCGCTGTCGGTGGATTTGGCGAAGGAACTGCGGGAGGAGATCGTAAGACGTAAAACGAAAAGCGCAAATGGGGATGATTTTGCGGATATTGAGGAGATTCTTGACACGCTGGAACAGAACGCCGAGAAGATCAACCACCACGGCAAACGCGCGGACAGCATCGTGAAAAGCATGATGCAGCACGCACGCGGCTCCTCCGGCCAGCGTGAAATGGCGGACATCAATCAGTTGCTCGATGAGGCAGTGAATCTCACGTATCACGGCATGCGGGCGAACGATCCCTCTTTCAACATTACGATTGAAAAGGAGTACGACGAGTCGATTGAAAAAATCCAAGTCGTGCCGCAGGATTTGAGTCGCGTGTTTTTGAACCTCATCAACAACGCGTGCTATGCCGCGCATCAAAAAAAGAAGGCGAGTGCAGATGGTTTCTCGCCGACGCTTTCTGTCGCAACCAAGAGCGCGGCAGATAAAATCGAAATCCGCATCCGAGACAACGGCAACGGCATTCCGAAAGACATTCGCGAGAAAATTTTCAATCCGTTTTTTACGACGAAACCAACGGGGCAGGGCACGGGCTTGGGGTTGTCGATCAGCCACGACCTCATCGTGCAGCAGCACCGCGGGGAGATTAAAGTGGAGACGGAGGAGGGGAAGTTTACGGAGTTTGTCATCAGCTTGCGGAAGGCATGA
- a CDS encoding ATP-binding protein, whose product MKKLFFLLVLAGWPGLMQPAAAPAQTSSSTPSALRPPPSELGKPILTAWRPNEYGAEPQNWAIVQDDRGVMYIGNNSGIVEYDGVSWRLVRLPNKGACRSLAKDENGRIYAGGKGDFGYLAPDSIGQMRFVSLLPQVPEDMRNFTNVWQTHYSRGSIWFNAGNHLFRWTPSASPSQDAARAGEMKCWKSSSSFGTSFLVDDVLYFRQSKKGLLYMESDSLQLVSNSELFASELFTNEYIPVMLPFPTLSPDSSSGISAKAGIPAAQKPLDSRARGSDVTSKMALPHPLLVVTRGQGLFRYDGQTLHPFKTEADEFLRRNSVFSPGVLLNEGRLLLGTITGGAALLDRHGKLLQIIDRNSGLTDNTVYNLYSNPARPETQWLALSNGIAHVDATGPFSTFAADRGLEGIVGDIQRHRGVLYATSILGISWLDTTSGNFKPVKTVTETAVDLLTIEGQLLAATTEGVYSLNGDHAAFVRRAIRAAIFCRSRQDHQRVFVGLFNGLTSMRLENGAWHDEGRLPDRQDEIRTLVEMNDGTLWAGTRAAGVLRLTFPPNRKHVWENVQVELFRAQRGLPDGGVAVYEINGVPYFTMLDNIYRFDTAQQQFVVDSTFMVVPTDGGWILNEDQRGRVWVLGKGMALGTRQADGTYQWLKAPFLRYSDRGIYTVHSEEDGVVWFGGPDGIIRYDSNVSVNDTADYPALVRRVVAGEDSLIFGGAIPDGLSSLTNERFDIRSTPSALRPLLSYAHNNLRFAYSATAFEDAGRLQFQTWLEGFDEHWSNWNSKTEKEYTNLPEGDYHFRVRAKNIYEHVSQEGVYSFSILPPWWRTWWAYAFYGLLLAAGVFAVDRIQRRRLLKKEREAAEIRETKLRAQTVEAENKALQSENARKEMELQKTAELKAAYDTLEKTYENLKATQQQLVTQEKLASLGQLTAGIAHEIKNPLNFVNNFAALSIDLAQELREEIVRRKTKSANGDDFADIEEILDTLEQNAEKINHHGKRADSIVKSMMQHARGSSGQREMADINQLLDEAVNLTYHGMRANDPSFNITIEKEYDETIGKLEVVPQDLSRVFLNLINNACYAAYQKQKEKRKEQTADIDNFSPTLSVLTQNRGKQIEIRIRDNGNGIPPDVRAKIFTPFFTTKPAGLGTGLGLSISHDIIVQEHRGEIAVETEEGRFTEFVVRLPRNS is encoded by the coding sequence ATGAAAAAACTCTTTTTTCTCCTCGTTCTCGCCGGCTGGCCGGGGTTGATGCAGCCCGCAGCGGCGCCGGCACAAACCTCAAGCTCCACGCCCTCGGCCCTCCGCCCTCCGCCCTCCGAGCTGGGCAAGCCCATCCTCACCGCCTGGCGACCGAACGAATACGGCGCGGAACCGCAAAACTGGGCCATTGTACAGGACGACCGCGGGGTGATGTATATTGGCAATAACAGCGGTATTGTGGAATATGACGGCGTTTCCTGGCGGCTGGTTCGATTGCCCAACAAGGGTGCCTGCCGCTCGCTGGCGAAGGACGAGAATGGCCGTATTTATGCCGGCGGCAAAGGTGATTTCGGCTATTTGGCGCCGGATAGCATTGGACAAATGCGCTTTGTCTCTCTGCTGCCGCAGGTGCCGGAAGATATGCGCAACTTTACCAATGTGTGGCAGACGCATTATTCGCGGGGAAGTATCTGGTTTAATGCAGGAAACCACCTATTCCGCTGGACGCCTTCTGCGTCTCCCTCGCAAGATGCAGCGAGGGCCGGCGAGATGAAATGCTGGAAGTCGAGCAGTAGCTTTGGCACTAGCTTTCTTGTTGACGACGTCCTCTATTTTCGGCAATCGAAAAAAGGCCTGCTGTACATGGAGAGCGACTCGTTGCAGCTCGTGTCTAACAGTGAGTTATTTGCCAGTGAGTTATTTACCAACGAGTATATTCCCGTAATGCTGCCGTTTCCGACACTTTCCCCGGATTCTTCTTCTGGTATTTCCGCGAAAGCAGGAATTCCGGCCGCGCAAAAGCCTCTGGACTCGCGCGCACGCGGGAGTGACGTAACAAGCAAAATGGCGTTGCCGCATCCCCTCCTCGTCGTCACCCGCGGACAAGGACTATTCCGTTACGATGGTCAAACCCTCCACCCATTCAAAACCGAAGCGGATGAATTTTTGCGGAGAAATTCAGTCTTTTCCCCTGGCGTGTTGCTCAACGAAGGCCGGCTTCTGCTCGGTACGATTACCGGAGGCGCAGCGCTGTTGGATCGCCATGGCAAGCTTTTGCAAATCATTGATCGCAATAGCGGCTTGACGGATAACACGGTCTACAATCTCTACTCCAATCCCGCCCGACCGGAGACACAGTGGCTGGCGCTCAGCAATGGCATTGCGCACGTGGATGCAACAGGCCCGTTTAGCACTTTTGCTGCAGATCGTGGACTGGAGGGGATCGTTGGGGATATACAACGTCACCGCGGCGTGCTCTATGCCACCTCCATTCTGGGCATATCTTGGCTTGATACCACCTCCGGAAATTTCAAACCAGTTAAGACCGTGACAGAGACCGCCGTGGATTTGCTGACTATCGAGGGCCAATTGCTGGCGGCAACCACTGAAGGTGTATATTCCCTGAATGGTGATCACGCCGCCTTTGTGCGTCGTGCGATCAGAGCCGCCATATTTTGCCGCTCCCGGCAAGACCACCAGCGCGTGTTTGTCGGGCTCTTCAATGGCCTAACCTCCATGCGTTTGGAGAATGGCGCTTGGCACGATGAAGGACGGTTGCCCGATCGTCAAGATGAAATCCGAACTCTGGTCGAAATGAACGATGGCACGTTATGGGCCGGCACTCGGGCTGCGGGTGTTTTGCGTCTGACCTTTCCTCCAAACCGCAAACACGTCTGGGAAAATGTGCAGGTCGAATTATTCAGAGCGCAACGCGGCTTGCCGGATGGTGGCGTGGCGGTTTATGAAATCAATGGCGTGCCGTATTTTACGATGCTCGATAATATATACCGTTTCGATACCGCCCAGCAGCAATTTGTTGTGGATAGCACTTTCATGGTTGTTCCTACTGATGGCGGCTGGATTTTGAACGAGGATCAACGCGGGCGAGTTTGGGTGCTGGGCAAGGGCATGGCTCTCGGAACGCGGCAGGCCGATGGCACCTACCAGTGGCTGAAAGCCCCGTTCCTGCGTTATTCTGATCGAGGCATTTACACGGTTCATTCGGAGGAAGATGGTGTGGTCTGGTTTGGCGGCCCGGATGGAATTATTCGCTACGACTCAAATGTAAGCGTGAATGACACGGCCGATTATCCGGCCCTGGTGCGGCGTGTGGTGGCGGGGGAAGATTCGCTGATTTTTGGGGGCGCGATTCCGGATGGCTTGTCATCTCTCACCAATGAGCGATTTGACATTCGCTCTACGCCCTCTGCCCTCCGCCCTCTGCTCTCTTACGCTCACAACAACCTACGCTTTGCCTATTCCGCCACTGCCTTCGAAGACGCGGGCCGTCTGCAATTTCAAACCTGGCTTGAAGGCTTCGATGAACACTGGTCAAACTGGAATAGCAAAACCGAAAAGGAATACACCAATCTGCCGGAGGGTGACTACCACTTTCGCGTGCGGGCGAAGAATATTTATGAGCATGTGAGCCAGGAAGGCGTGTACAGCTTCAGTATTCTACCGCCGTGGTGGCGCACGTGGTGGGCCTATGCGTTTTATGGGCTGCTGTTAGCTGCCGGAGTCTTCGCCGTAGATCGTATTCAGCGCCGGCGGCTGCTCAAAAAAGAGCGCGAGGCCGCAGAGATTCGTGAAACCAAATTGCGCGCACAAACCGTTGAAGCGGAGAACAAAGCCCTGCAATCCGAGAACGCCCGCAAGGAAATGGAACTGCAGAAGACGGCGGAGCTGAAAGCGGCTTATGACACTTTGGAAAAAACCTATGAGAATCTCAAAGCCACGCAGCAGCAACTCGTCACGCAAGAAAAGCTCGCCTCGCTCGGCCAGCTCACCGCCGGCATCGCGCATGAGATCAAGAACCCGCTGAATTTTGTGAATAATTTTGCGGCATTATCAATCGATTTGGCGCAGGAACTGCGGGAGGAGATCGTAAGACGTAAAACGAAAAGCGCAAATGGGGATGATTTTGCGGATATTGAGGAGATTCTTGACACGCTGGAACAGAACGCCGAGAAGATCAACCACCACGGCAAGCGTGCGGATAGCATCGTGAAAAGCATGATGCAGCACGCGCGAGGTTCTTCCGGCCAGCGTGAAATGGCGGACATCAATCAGTTGCTCGATGAGGCAGTGAATCTCACGTATCACGGCATGCGGGCGAACGATCCCTCTTTCAACATTACGATTGAAAAGGAGTACGACGAAACCATTGGCAAACTCGAAGTCGTGCCGCAGGATTTGAGTCGCGTGTTTTTGAACCTCATCAACAACGCGTGCTATGCCGCCTATCAAAAACAAAAAGAAAAAAGAAAAGAGCAGACAGCAGATATAGACAATTTTTCACCGACGCTTTCCGTCCTCACCCAAAATCGAGGTAAGCAAATCGAAATCCGCATTCGCGACAACGGCAACGGCATTCCGCCGGACGTTCGCGCGAAGATTTTCACTCCGTTTTTTACCACCAAGCCGGCCGGACTAGGCACAGGCTTGGGATTATCGATTAGTCATGATATTATTGTACAAGAGCATCGCGGGGAAATTGCAGTGGAAACGGAGGAAGGGAGGTTTACGGAGTTTGTAGTGAGGCTGCCGAGGAATTCATAA
- a CDS encoding FIST C-terminal domain-containing protein: MSIKSAVGYSENIDESYEAGLEIGGMILEKIALQANSVGILFCHIEFDFAELLKGIREKLDIPIFGCTTSGEANNDGYFEESASLMVITSDALKLGFGIGENLSKDPEAAVHAACTSAQAMLGEDKPKLVLTFPDSSYSLSTDHVLGLLQDGLKDAPIVGGLPGDNFQFKKTYQFFNDSIYSDSVPLLLLAGDIAPLIITRSGWIPLGKKVKATKSEGNILYEIDHQPAIEYLKNYIPNVDDPDLMAAYPLALLDESLGDDAGSYYVIRSGFTYSKENGSVFGNGHIPENATLQIARGAREDILAGAEEAITTLKQKLSNKKIHALLCFSCAGRRLMLGLETKKEIELILNNLPADCAVNGFYTNGELGPIDSSLEQLKKSRYHNTTLVLCAF; this comes from the coding sequence ATGTCAATAAAATCAGCCGTTGGCTACAGTGAAAATATCGACGAATCCTACGAAGCCGGCCTTGAAATCGGCGGCATGATTCTCGAAAAAATTGCGCTGCAAGCAAATTCCGTCGGCATTTTGTTCTGCCATATTGAATTTGATTTCGCTGAACTATTAAAAGGCATTCGAGAAAAGCTGGATATCCCAATTTTCGGATGCACAACTTCGGGCGAAGCGAACAATGACGGCTATTTCGAAGAGTCAGCGTCATTGATGGTTATAACCTCCGATGCACTTAAGCTTGGCTTTGGCATCGGGGAAAACCTGAGTAAAGATCCGGAAGCGGCGGTGCATGCTGCTTGCACCTCAGCACAAGCTATGCTGGGAGAAGATAAACCCAAACTGGTATTGACGTTTCCGGATTCATCGTATAGTTTATCCACTGACCACGTTTTAGGCCTTTTGCAGGACGGTCTTAAAGATGCGCCGATTGTTGGGGGACTACCCGGCGATAATTTTCAATTTAAGAAAACCTACCAATTTTTTAATGACAGCATCTATTCCGATTCCGTCCCGTTGCTGTTGCTTGCCGGGGATATTGCGCCGCTGATTATCACACGTAGTGGCTGGATTCCCCTGGGGAAAAAGGTCAAAGCCACAAAATCAGAGGGGAATATCCTGTATGAAATCGACCATCAACCTGCCATCGAGTATTTGAAGAACTATATCCCCAACGTCGATGACCCTGACCTTATGGCTGCCTACCCGCTTGCGTTGCTGGATGAATCTCTGGGTGATGATGCTGGAAGTTACTATGTGATCCGTAGCGGTTTCACCTACAGCAAAGAAAATGGCTCCGTTTTTGGAAATGGCCATATTCCGGAGAATGCGACCCTCCAGATTGCCAGAGGCGCCCGAGAAGATATTCTGGCTGGTGCGGAAGAAGCGATCACTACGCTTAAACAAAAACTGTCCAACAAGAAAATACATGCCTTACTTTGTTTCAGTTGTGCCGGAAGGCGGCTGATGCTGGGTTTGGAAACGAAGAAAGAAATTGAGCTTATTCTCAATAACCTGCCAGCAGACTGTGCGGTGAACGGCTTCTACACCAACGGCGAACTCGGTCCCATCGATAGCAGCCTTGAGCAGTTGAAAAAGAGCCGGTATCACAATACGACGCTGGTTTTGTGTGCGTTTTGA
- a CDS encoding FIST C-terminal domain-containing protein, whose product MSIKSAVGYSENIDESYEAGLEIGGMILEKIALQANSLGILFCHIEFDFTELLKGIREKLDIPIFGCTTAGEANSNGYFEESASLLVVTSDDLKIGMGVGENLSQDPEAAVLAAYTSARSMLGEDKPRLAVTLPDTGLTASAEKVLSFLKAHLDEEVPMVGGLPADNLQFKKTYQFCKNGIYSDSIPLLLLAGNIEPLVITRSGWIPIGKKVTATKTAGNVLYEIDHQPAINYLKKYIHDIDDPNILASCPLVLLDETPGAETEKNFVIRTCFRYNQENGAVICNGDIPENAAVQLARGSRDDILAGVEDAVTTLRQKAADKELHALLCFSCVGRRLMLGLDTKKELELVVNKLPASCAVNGFYGTGEIGPIDSSLEHLKKNKFHNTTIVLCAF is encoded by the coding sequence ATGTCCATCAAATCAGCCGTCGGCTACAGTGAAAACATTGACGAATCTTATGAAGCCGGTCTTGAAATCGGCGGCATGATTCTCGAAAAAATTGCGCTGCAAGCAAATTCCCTCGGCATTTTGTTCTGCCACATTGAATTTGATTTCACCGAATTATTGAAAGGCATTCGAGAAAAACTCGATATTCCAATTTTCGGATGCACGACTGCCGGGGAGGCCAACAGTAACGGCTACTTCGAGGAGTCCGCGTCACTGCTGGTCGTTACCTCCGATGACCTCAAGATCGGCATGGGGGTCGGAGAGAATTTGAGCCAAGACCCTGAAGCCGCGGTGTTGGCCGCATACACTTCCGCCCGCAGCATGTTGGGAGAAGACAAACCGCGGCTGGCCGTGACGCTTCCGGACACGGGCTTGACCGCGTCCGCCGAAAAAGTCTTAAGCTTTTTAAAAGCGCATCTCGACGAAGAAGTGCCGATGGTGGGCGGGCTGCCCGCCGATAATTTACAATTCAAGAAAACGTATCAATTCTGCAAAAACGGCATTTATTCGGATTCGATCCCGTTGCTGTTGCTCGCCGGAAATATCGAACCGCTGGTGATCACCCGGAGCGGCTGGATTCCCATTGGCAAAAAGGTAACCGCCACGAAAACAGCAGGGAATGTCTTATATGAGATCGATCATCAACCCGCGATAAATTATTTGAAGAAATACATCCACGATATCGACGACCCCAATATCTTGGCGTCCTGCCCGCTGGTGCTCCTGGATGAAACCCCGGGCGCGGAAACCGAAAAGAATTTTGTGATTCGTACCTGCTTTCGCTACAACCAAGAAAATGGCGCCGTCATCTGTAATGGCGATATCCCGGAGAATGCGGCCGTCCAGTTGGCCAGAGGCTCCAGAGATGATATTCTGGCCGGCGTCGAAGACGCCGTCACCACACTCAGGCAAAAGGCTGCGGACAAGGAATTACATGCGTTACTCTGTTTTAGTTGCGTGGGCAGGAGGTTGATGCTGGGTCTGGATACGAAAAAAGAGCTGGAGCTTGTGGTCAATAAACTGCCAGCGTCGTGCGCGGTGAATGGATTTTACGGCACGGGAGAAATCGGCCCCATAGACAGCAGCCTGGAACACTTGAAGAAAAATAAATTTCACAACACGACGATTGTTTTGTGTGCGTTTTGA